From a single Desulfuromonas acetoxidans DSM 684 genomic region:
- the miaA gene encoding tRNA (adenosine(37)-N6)-dimethylallyltransferase MiaA, whose protein sequence is MKDGVRIPLVVVTGPTASGKTDLAVHIARRFPAEVISADSRQVYRYMDIGTAKAMAEEQQAVRHHLIDVVDPDEKFSVANFSDLAHARIKEIHQRGHLPLVVGGTGLYIRALTDGLLDLPGENEALRREFLDEEALCAGTLYHRLQGCDPQMAQRLHPNDVTRIVRALEVFELTGTPLSQWQLEHGFKEQPYRVLKVAVGMDRAELYDRINRRVMLMMDQGLVVETRQLLDRGYSPQLKSMRTIGYEQAVRYVQNELTREAAIADIQQETRRYAKRQLTWFRKDKSIIWVDYDSRLIDLRQ, encoded by the coding sequence ATGAAAGATGGTGTACGGATTCCTCTTGTGGTGGTTACGGGCCCCACGGCGTCAGGGAAAACCGACCTTGCGGTCCACATTGCCCGGCGCTTTCCAGCCGAAGTGATCTCGGCGGATTCGCGTCAGGTGTATCGTTATATGGATATCGGTACGGCCAAAGCGATGGCGGAGGAACAGCAGGCGGTGCGTCATCATTTGATTGACGTGGTTGACCCTGATGAAAAATTTAGCGTGGCTAATTTCTCCGATCTGGCTCATGCGCGGATTAAAGAAATCCATCAGCGTGGTCATTTGCCTCTTGTTGTTGGTGGCACAGGTCTGTATATTCGTGCCCTCACTGATGGCTTGCTGGATTTGCCCGGTGAAAATGAAGCGTTACGCCGCGAGTTTCTGGACGAAGAAGCCCTTTGCGCCGGGACACTGTATCACCGTCTGCAGGGGTGTGATCCTCAGATGGCTCAACGGCTGCATCCCAACGATGTGACACGGATTGTTCGGGCTCTGGAAGTTTTTGAATTGACGGGGACACCTCTGTCGCAGTGGCAATTGGAGCATGGTTTCAAAGAGCAGCCTTACCGGGTGCTCAAAGTAGCCGTTGGTATGGACCGGGCAGAGCTGTATGATCGGATCAACCGGCGTGTAATGCTGATGATGGATCAGGGGTTGGTGGTGGAAACACGACAGTTACTTGATCGTGGTTATTCGCCGCAACTGAAGTCGATGCGTACCATTGGCTATGAGCAGGCGGTGCGTTATGTGCAAAATGAACTGACGCGGGAGGCTGCGATTGCTGACATTCAGCAGGAAACCCGTCGTTATGCTAAGCGGCAACTGACATGGTTTCGTAAAGATAAGTCGATTATTTGGGTTGATTACGATAGTAGGTTGATAGATCTCAGACAGAA